The following DNA comes from Ornithobacterium rhinotracheale DSM 15997.
AATACCATCTTGATTTAAATATCCAACCGATAACCTTACAGGCACCCTACCAATCCCTCCAGAGATAGATAGATTATTGTCAAATCCTACAGCTAGTCTATATATCTGATTTTGCCAATGGGTGTCGGCATTGCCCATTAAGGCTAGCTTATCCGGAGATAAATATTTATTGGCTATTTGTTTATATTCATCTGCATTTAACATATCAATTTCTCCGAATTTTTCAGAAATTGAAGTAGTGGCATTGTAATTAACTCTTATGTCTCCACTTTTCCCTTTTTTTGTTGTAATAATGATTACTCCATTCGTAGCTCTATTACCATAAATAGCTGCAGCAGACGCATCTTTCAAAATATTGAACGACTCAATATCATTTGGATTAATCAACGCTAAAGGATTTGCAGCTCCATGGATTCCTCCGTTATCAATCGGCATACCATCAATTACAATCAATGGATCATTTGAAGCATTCAATGACGCCGTACCTCTCACTCTAATCATAGAACCAGAACCAGGCGCACCACCATTACTTGTAATTTGAACCCCAGCAGCTTTACCTTGAATTAATTGCTCTGGAGAGCTTATTACTCCTTCATTAAAATCTTTTGAAGAAATAGCTGTAACAGCTCCTGTTAAATCTGACTTTTTCACACTACCATAACCAATAGCCACAACATCGTCAAGCACAATTCCATGTAAAATAAAATCATTTCTCACATTGGTACCATCTGTGAAATCGAATACTTTAGAAGCTACTTTACCATCAAGACCTTCTACATTTAAAGTAAAGGTTTTAGACTGAATTTGGTTCGGAAAAACCTCCAAAACATAATTTCCTTCTGAATCTGTTTCTGTAACTTCAGAGCCATTTATACTAATCAATGCTCCTACCTCAGGATATCCTTCGACCGATTTCACAACGCCTTCTATCTTCATTTGTGAAAAAGCGATTCCACTTGACAAAAAGCTTGCAAAAATCAATAAATTTTTAAGTTTAATATTATTCTTTTTCATACTAATGATACATTTACTATAAGATTGTAAATATACAAATAAATATTAATATAATATCAGTTTTTAAAAGCGATAAATATCAGTAATTCAATCCCGAGCTGGTTTGTAGACAACTGGCAAAAGCTCTTGTGGTGCCAAGGCAAAATACTTGATTTCGTCTGGCGTAAATTTTAAAACAAACTCTTGATTTATTATTTTAAAACCCGCTTTTTTTAGCCGATCAAAATAATCATCCCCATACCAGCGAACATGGTCATATTGCCCAAAATGCTTCTGGCGTTCCTCTGGAGATGTAATACTGAAATCTTCGTAAGTCTTGGCTAAACCTGGTTTCATTGGAACTTGAAAAATACCCCACCCTCCAGGTTTCATTACTCTAAAAAGCTCCTGCATGGCTTTTTGGTCGTTTGGGATATGCTCTAGAACATGGTTACAAAAAACGACATCAAAATGATTATCTGGCAACGGCATATTGCAGATATCTGCCTTAATATCTGCAATGGGAGACTCTAAATCCAGGGTGGTGTATTCAAGATTTTTTTGCTTTTTAAATCTTGAATAAAAGCATTGCTCTGGTGCAATGTGTAGCACTTTTAGATTTTCTTGTTTAAAGAATTTT
Coding sequences within:
- a CDS encoding class I SAM-dependent methyltransferase, with the protein product MLNTLAKKTLNLVPRPWLIRMSYLARPVLSVLYKGTKFQDPIDGKKYRKLLPYGYHTTRENALAPGSLSLERHRLMWLYLQHETKFFKQENLKVLHIAPEQCFYSRFKKQKNLEYTTLDLESPIADIKADICNMPLPDNHFDVVFCNHVLEHIPNDQKAMQELFRVMKPGGWGIFQVPMKPGLAKTYEDFSITSPEERQKHFGQYDHVRWYGDDYFDRLKKAGFKIINQEFVLKFTPDEIKYFALAPQELLPVVYKPARD